The Hemibagrus wyckioides isolate EC202008001 linkage group LG10, SWU_Hwy_1.0, whole genome shotgun sequence genome includes a window with the following:
- the adgrg3 gene encoding adhesion G protein-coupled receptor G3, translating into MRLLDLLMICIFFSMNLTMIGAIACFRVPQHCKENYSEDVPLCLESTMRNCEPRQTRHPTPDFYMKSITEEAKLETTNGHVIHIPPEAVMKSGGTQNQSVPLIVSVLSNSIFKATSVEGSVHESVLGVWLGAQDLHNLSQPVQMHFVNTNQTVTGKCVFWKQSNNTGHWSSDGCTTSKNNTDFVCSCNHLSFFAVLISPGSVDHKDVRNLEYITYIGSSFSVIFTAIIIILFLIKRKKKTNHSIVIHVQLSGSLFLLHVFFLASTLGSATENKQICQCLGLVLHWALLATFTWMAIEGFHLYLLLVRVFNIYIRRYLLKLSLVGWGVPIITVTICGLAGEYGKYSLTESNSESNLCWLTSRIVSYITVNGYLGLVLLFNTVIMVVIVVKMWQLKLRGVQTGSRLKRLWKDCATLLGISAVLGLPWGLAFCTYGPLKLPGIYLFTIFNALQGVFVSLWYLSITCKPTFEERSTTKNFSLSNSAHDGATSHVLN; encoded by the exons ATGCGGCTACTGGATTTGCTTAtgatttgtatatttttctcCATGAACCTGACCATGATAG GAGCCATCGCCTGTTTTCGGGTTCCCCAACATTGTAAAGAAAACTATTCAGAAGACGTTCCTCT GTGTCTTGAAAGCACAATGAGAAATTGTGAACCCCGTCAAACTCGCCATCCAACCCCAGACTTTTATATGAAAAGCATAACAGAGGAG GCCAAACTGGAGACAACGAATGGGCATGTAATCCATATTCCCCCCGAAGCCGTCATGAAAAGCGGTGGGACGCAGAACCAAAGTGTGCCCCTGATTGTATCAGTTCTCAGCAACAGCATTTTTAAG GCAACATCTGTTGAAGGATCTGTTCATGAGAGTGTCTTGGGTGTGTGGCTTGGTGCACAAGATCTCCACAACCTTTCTCAACCTGTTCAAATGCATTTTGTGAATACTAATCAG ACTGTGACTGGGAAATGTGTCTTTTGGAAGCAGTCAAACAATACAG GCCACTGGAGCAGTGACGGATGTACCACAAGCAAGAACAATACAGATTTTGTCTGCAGTTGCAATCACCTCAGTTTTTTTGCAGTGCTCATT AGTCCTGGGAGTGTAGACCATAAAGATGTTCGCAATCTTGAATACATTACATACATTGGGTCTTCTTTCTCTGTGATATTCacagccatcatcatcatcctgtttttaattaaaag GAAGAAGAAGACCAATCACTCGATTGTCATCCATGTGCAACTATCTGGTTCACTATTCCTGCTGCACGTCTTCTTTCTGGCCAGTACACTGGGGTCAGCAACAGAAAACAAGCAAATATGCCAGTGCCTTGGCCTCGTCTTACACTGGGCCCTGCTCGCCACTTTCACATGGATGGCTATTGAAGGTTTCCACTTGTACTTACTCCTTGTGAGGGTCTTTAACATCTACATCAGGAGATATTTGCTCAAACTAAGCTTAGTGGGCTGGG GAGTGCCTATAATTACAGTGACGATCTGTGGACTGGCCGGTGAATATGGAAAATACAGTTTAACAGAAAGTAACAGCGAATCAAATct CTGCTGGCTAACCAGTAGGATTGTGAGTTACATAACAGTGAACGGTTATTTGGGGCTGGTGTTACTCTTCAACACAGTGATCATGGTTGTGATTGTGGTGAAGATGTGGCAGTTAAAACTGAGAGGTGTCCAGACTGGGAGCAGATTAAAAAGGCTGTGGAAAGACTGTGCGACACTGCTGGGGATCAGTGCGGTGTTGGGACTCCCATGGGGACTGGCCTTTTGCACCTATGGACCCCTGAAACTACCAGGGATTTATCTCTTCACTATCTTTAATGCTTTGCAAG GTGTTTTTGTGTCCCTGTGGTACTTGTCAATCACATGCAAGCCAACCTTTGAGGAGAGGAGTACAACAAAGAATTTCTCCCTGAG